Proteins from one Gossypium raimondii isolate GPD5lz chromosome 8, ASM2569854v1, whole genome shotgun sequence genomic window:
- the LOC105790334 gene encoding 40S ribosomal protein S13, with amino-acid sequence MGRMHSRGKGISASALPYKRTPPSWLKISSQDVEENIYKFAKKGLTPSQIGVILRDSHGIAQVKSVTGSKILRILKAHGLAPEIPEDLYHLIKKAVAIRKHLERNRKDKDSKFRLILVESRIHRLARYYKKTKKLPPVWKYESTTASTLVA; translated from the exons ATGGGTCGTATGCACAGCCGAGG TAAGGGTATTTCAGCATCCGCTTTGCCTTACAAGAGAACTCCTCCTAGTTGGTTGAAGATCTCTTCTCAAGAT GTTGAGGAGAACATTTACAAGTTTGCAAAGAAGGGTTTGACTCCATCTCAAATTGGTGTCATTCTCCGTGATTCTCATGGCATTGCTCAGGTGAAGAGTGTTACTGGCAGCAAGATTTTGCGAATATTGAAAGCCCATG GTCTTGCTCCAGAAATCCCCGAGGATCTGTACCACCTGATTAAGAAAGCGGTAGCCATCAGAAAGCACCTTGAGCGGAACAGGAAAGACAAGGATTCCAAGTTTAGGTTAATCTTGGTTGAAAGCAGAATTCACCGTCTTGCCCGTTATTACAAGAAGACAAAGAAGCTACCACCAGTGTGGAAATA TGAATCTACCACTGCCAGCACTCTTGTGGCTTAG
- the LOC105793072 gene encoding probable polygalacturonase At1g80170 yields the protein MEPFVYDVNFAGGIGDGESDDTEIDGILIAPTDPSSWKCNDTNCNNWITFQHFDGLIVQGIGSLHGQGQKWWQMGCMHNNVGFAILDSKNVHISGLTSVDSRKWHISIERSSSVHASNLNIKAPEDSPNTDGIRIQHSTNVTISSSTIKTGDDCIGIGDGSKYININRILCGPGHGISIGSLGENGRRETVERANFCTTENGLRIKTWEDMDMQDI from the exons ATGGAACCATTTGTTTATGACGTCAACTTTGCAGGAGGCATTGGAGATGGAGAGAGTGATGATACAGAG ATTGATGGTATACTCATTGCCCCAACTGATCCATCTTCATGGAAATGCAATGATACAAACTGTAACAATTGGATAACCTTTCAACATTTTGATGGCCTCATCGTTCAAGGAATCGGAAGCCTCCATGGCCAAGGACAAAAATGGTGGCAAATGGGTTGCATGCATAATAATGTG GGTTTTGCCATCTTAGACTCTAAGAATGTGCATATTAGTGGCTTAACTTCCGTTGACAGTCGAAAATGGCATATTTCAATTGAAAGATCTTCATCCGTTCATGCCTCTAATCTCAACATCAAAGCTCCAGAAGATAGCCCCAACACTGATGGCATTCGTATCCAACATTCCACCAATGTCACCATATCCTCCTCAACCATTAAGACtg gtGATGATTGTATAGGAATTGGAGATGGgtcaaaatatattaacattaaTCGGATTCTTTGTGGTCCAGGTCATGGAATTag tATTGGAAGTCTTGGTGAAAATGGAAGGAGGGAGACAGTTGAGAGAGCTAACTTTTGTACTACAGAGAATGGTCTTAGAATAAAGACATG GGAGGACATGGATATGCAAGATATATAA